One Owenweeksia hongkongensis DSM 17368 genomic region harbors:
- a CDS encoding monovalent cation:proton antiporter family protein has product MEIPLLQDIVILLGLSVVVIFLFQKLKLPTILGFLATGIAFGPYGFGLIQASHDIEILSEIGVILLLFIIGLEFSLASLAKIKKVVFIGGASQVLLTIGAVVAATMALGFGLNESLFIGFLVSLSSTAIVLSLLQSSGMMNSPHGKIALGILIFQDIIVVPMMLLTPMLAGEGGNIWVELGLLIAKAAAVIVAVLISARYLVPKLLQAIVKTRSRELFIISIVVICFAVAWITSSIGLSLALGAFMAGLTISESEYSHQATGLIIPFREIFASFFFVSIGMLLDISFFVEHIGFVLLITLAVFVLKFTIIVFSSAILGFPARTSLLSGFTLFQVGEFAFILAAVGVSYDLLTDEPYQYFLAVSVLTMALTPFVMQASDKLSTALVNKSRFKHVKMNGANAGMEEVSEELKDHLIIIGYGLNGRHLAEIARNAEIPYAIIDINTDNVELGKSKGEPIFFGDASNPYMLEHLHVYKARVAVVAISDPPATRKVVSSIRSICNTVHVIARTRFFGETNEYLKLGASEVISEEFETSVEIFTRVLHQYLVPEADITNYVQGVRKENYEMLRPFFNGNANLGLPDWQDLKVISIRVETSNEEIVGVPLSEAKLRNKYGISVMAIYRNDEVQKVVDPSAHLEKGDLVYVFGSPESIGKFGQAVKG; this is encoded by the coding sequence ATGGAAATACCACTTCTCCAGGATATTGTCATTTTACTAGGCCTATCAGTGGTGGTTATATTTCTGTTTCAAAAACTAAAATTACCAACTATACTTGGCTTTTTGGCCACTGGTATCGCCTTTGGTCCTTATGGCTTTGGCCTTATTCAGGCTTCCCACGATATTGAAATTCTTTCTGAAATAGGAGTAATTCTTTTGCTCTTTATCATTGGTCTGGAATTTTCGCTGGCTAGTTTAGCCAAAATCAAAAAAGTGGTTTTTATTGGAGGGGCTAGCCAGGTGCTGCTTACCATTGGAGCGGTGGTTGCGGCTACTATGGCTCTGGGTTTTGGTCTCAATGAATCTCTATTTATAGGTTTCTTGGTGTCTTTGAGTAGTACTGCTATTGTGCTCAGCTTGCTGCAATCTTCCGGTATGATGAACAGTCCTCACGGTAAAATAGCTTTAGGAATTCTCATCTTTCAGGATATAATAGTAGTGCCTATGATGCTGCTTACGCCAATGTTGGCTGGAGAAGGCGGGAATATTTGGGTAGAATTAGGATTGCTTATTGCCAAAGCTGCAGCCGTAATTGTAGCGGTACTAATTTCTGCCCGATATCTAGTTCCCAAACTTTTGCAAGCAATTGTAAAAACACGTAGTAGAGAGCTTTTTATCATCTCCATTGTAGTAATATGTTTTGCGGTAGCCTGGATTACAAGTAGCATAGGACTTTCGTTGGCTCTGGGAGCTTTTATGGCGGGGCTTACCATATCTGAATCAGAGTATAGTCATCAGGCGACAGGCCTTATTATTCCCTTTCGGGAGATTTTTGCCAGTTTCTTTTTCGTGTCTATCGGTATGCTTTTGGACATTAGTTTTTTTGTAGAGCATATAGGTTTTGTTCTTCTGATTACCCTTGCAGTATTTGTGCTCAAGTTTACAATTATCGTCTTCTCTAGCGCTATTCTGGGGTTTCCTGCGCGTACTAGTTTGTTAAGTGGTTTTACACTGTTTCAGGTTGGTGAGTTTGCGTTTATTCTTGCCGCTGTGGGTGTTAGTTATGATTTACTTACAGATGAACCATATCAATATTTTCTTGCGGTTTCTGTTTTAACGATGGCACTTACACCTTTTGTAATGCAGGCTTCCGATAAGCTATCCACTGCGCTTGTAAATAAAAGTCGTTTTAAGCATGTAAAAATGAATGGTGCCAATGCAGGAATGGAAGAGGTGAGCGAAGAACTTAAGGATCATCTTATTATAATTGGCTATGGCCTCAATGGTAGACACCTTGCCGAAATAGCCAGAAATGCCGAAATACCGTATGCCATTATTGACATCAACACCGATAATGTGGAACTGGGAAAATCAAAGGGCGAACCTATATTTTTTGGAGATGCATCTAACCCTTACATGCTAGAGCATTTGCATGTGTACAAGGCGCGTGTGGCGGTAGTGGCCATATCAGATCCTCCGGCCACTCGCAAAGTGGTGTCATCAATTCGAAGCATTTGCAATACCGTCCACGTTATAGCACGTACTCGCTTTTTTGGCGAAACCAATGAATATTTGAAGCTCGGTGCCAGCGAGGTGATCTCCGAAGAATTTGAAACGTCAGTAGAAATATTTACTCGTGTACTTCATCAGTACTTAGTTCCGGAAGCAGATATTACCAACTATGTGCAAGGTGTTCGAAAGGAAAACTATGAAATGTTACGTCCATTTTTTAATGGAAACGCAAATCTCGGTTTGCCTGATTGGCAAGATTTGAAAGTGATATCTATTCGAGTGGAAACCTCAAATGAAGAAATTGTTGGAGTGCCTTTAAGTGAAGCCAAACTGCGAAACAAGTATGGCATTAGTGTAATGGCCATTTACCGTAATGATGAGGTACAAAAAGTGGTAGATCCAAGTGCCCATTTAGAAAAAGGTGATCTAGTGTATGTGTTTGGAAGCCCAGAGTCGATAGGGAAGTTTGGGCAGGCTGTAAAAGGTTAA
- a CDS encoding T9SS type A sorting domain-containing protein, which produces MIQVSNCPVAGFDDFDNKNHFSVYPNPARSSITIDGTTKVSAITIYNLTGQKVFETNFKHSASEIQLTLKDKWNGLYYLEIQDSDGRVFTKKLIVD; this is translated from the coding sequence GATTCAAGTTTCAAATTGCCCAGTAGCAGGCTTTGATGATTTTGATAATAAAAATCACTTTTCGGTTTACCCAAATCCAGCTCGAAGCAGTATTACCATAGATGGAACAACTAAAGTTTCAGCTATCACCATTTATAACCTTACTGGCCAAAAGGTGTTTGAAACCAATTTTAAACATTCAGCATCTGAAATACAGCTGACATTGAAAGACAAGTGGAATGGATTGTATTATTTAGAAATACAAGATTCAGATGGCCGTGTGTTTACCAAGAAGTTGATAGTGGATTAA